ATCATCTCCTCAACAAGAAGATCATAGTCATTATCCACATTTTATGCAATCATATATAGAACTTAGCTAGCTGACCCTCTCTCTCTCTCTCTCTCTATATATATATATATATATCCAAAGAATAGAAAAGGAAGATCATGGATCAGAGTAAGGTCAGAGATTAGATCTGCCATTGAAGAACTGTCGTNATGGTTAAATTATAGGTNTAATAACACTACTCGAAGCTAGAAATGGNATCATGATGCTGCTGCTTCAATATCAGCATGAGGCTGCTCATATCCCATAGGCCCTTTCTTTCTCTTTGCTACTTCCTTCTNAAGTCTCGGTCGTTCTCTCTCTCTCTCTCTCTCTCTCTCTCTCTCTCTCTCTCTCTCTCTCTCAAAAATATGATCACCCCACAAGCTAGATTGCATTTTGCTCACTTTCTTCCCATCTCGATTTTGCAGATAAAATAGGACCAACAATGGCTGTTCTGAGACAAGATATTCATCAGAACATTCGGGTAAGAAGGAAGAGATCTATTCACCTACGTATATGTGAATGCAATTTACTCTGATAACATAACATGCTCGCTAAACATCAACCTGACAATAAAAGCTTTCCAACCTAAAATTGGATATGCTAGATTTTGCAAGAAAACCTAATTTCTTGCTCTCTGGCTAGGATCTTCATGTTGGAATATATACCAAGATGCATGCTTACCATATGAATGTTTGTCTCTAAACCATTAAATTAGTGCATCTCTACCTTATTGCAATGAATCTCTCAAATTGAAAATTTTCATTTAGACATGATATATAACTGCCTCTACCCCCCTCTCTTTGACATTATTTTATTCGCTATCAATTAGTAATATTTCTCTCTTCAACTGTAAACTAGCCATGTATATGATGATCATTGAAGGTGTTTTCTATTTGCTTATACTACATTAGATTTCAATTTGTTGTATAATTAATCCTAATTAAAAGACAGAACGATTAACAGACAAACAAACAAAGCATTGCTAACAGATAATATACTTTTGTTATTGCGTGTAGAGATTGGAAACGAGGCACGAAGCTGATCCTTCAACATATTCAAACATGGTTGAGGTATTGAAAACAGAAGCAACGGACGGCACTGCAAGAAATATTACAAGTTGTAGTAGAGCTTTCGTTTGGCTCACCAGGTAATTTGTTTGGTTTCACAGGTAATACTAATTAACCTTACTATTCATTGTTTACTGCCTTCATCGATCGCTGGATTTAAAAGTTAGCTGTATAATCACACCAAACGTTATTAGTTAAACAAAAATACAAAACGAAACCCTTAATTATATTTCAATCTACTGCTTCATATATAGTTTAAAGCTTGGATGATGTCAACCCTAATTGTTTTTACTTGTTGTAAAACCCAATGACGTATGGATCGTCATGCACCATGCTCTTGTTTGGAGAATAATAAACTTTTTAATAGGATGAATTATTAAAACAAGTTTAAATTAGCACTATCTAGCTACCCATCCAGCTAGCTTAATTAATCCTCACTCTATTCATATAATTGGCAATCATTATTAAAACTTATCAATTAACCCTAGCCTGTGCATAAAATGCTTCGTTTTCTTTTTTTATAAACTATATATTAACTAGATTATTATTCCAAATGTTCAGATCCTTGGATTTTACGGCAGAGTTATTGAAACATTTAGCAGTAAACCCAGGGCAGAACATGAAGGAGGCAGTGGAAGAATCTTACAACCTCACTCTAAAGCCATGGCACAGATGGATTTCATCAGCTGCTTCTAAAGTATATTTCTTCTTTCCTTTACAGATAGTAACTGTTAACACGATATAAGTAGAACATAAAACGTTATGCATTTTCTCATAACGTACATTGGGATACATATAGCATGGGTAAGGCTAGGGTATGTTAATGCATATGATGCATCAGGTTTGTCCTCAAGTAGTAAAATGAGTCATCAAAGTAGTAATATGAATCCTTAAAGTTGTAATATGAGTCCTTAAAGTTGTAAAAAAAATTAGTTACAATATTAGTCTTCATTTGTCCTTAAAGTGGTAATTGAGTCCTCAAAGTTGTAATATAAGTCCAATTTGTAACAACTTTTTTTAATTCACTTTGAGGACTCAGTTACCACTTTAAACACACATTTTACTACTTTAAAAACACATGATGACTAATGTTGTAACTAAAAAAATTTACAACTTTAAGGACTCATATTACAACTCCGATGACTAATATTACTAGTTTGAGGACTCAATTTACAAAGTTGATAAATCACATCATTCACATGTATTAACACATTATAGAATTTTCCATATAGCATATAGGTCTATGATAGAAGTATTACCTATTTTAGTTCCAAGTGAGTTTACTAGCCTTCTATGAAAACCCAGCAGTTTATATCTGGATCAATAAATTTCAAGCCGCTCAAGTTGTATGCATAAAATGGAGGTATAATGTGGTGCCCTTTATCTATAACATCGATTGAAGCTACTGTGAAAGCTACGACCTTAAGGAACTTAGAAATGGAGAGCAAGCTAATTGAAGAAACGAGTGCTTCCAGGGGACGAATCATTAAGTTCATACACGGATTTATAACTTAGGCATTAGAGAACATGCACGAATTACATCTTCTTTTGGTTTTTTGGCTGACAATTTACAGTGTTCATGTAGGTAGCACTAATGTTAGTGCCTGACAATGAGACCTTCATTAGCAGCCTCATGGCCAAAGATGAAAGCTATGACAACTTGAAAGTTGAAATGGAAACCTTGGTTTCATTACTTGTGCCTTATCTTGAACAGATCCACTCCATTCTGGTAAAGTATATTCAAGTTAAAGTTTTGTCTATTGTGTTGCAGATATTTGATATTTAACGTGCTTATTCTTTAATGGTTGATTAATTAAGATCAATTTTGCAGAGGTTTTATCACTTGGACAAGTTAAAGGCCAACTGATGAGGTGACTGCAGTACACAATGTAGATATATGAGTCACGAATGAAGTATCATAATCCTATAAACACACACACACACATGAATATGTACAAAGTGTATTTCGTTTGGTATGTGAGAAAACCTTGTCCACGTACATGTATGAGCCTCTGGCAGTGATCTCATCCTATGTATAATTAAAGGAGATGACATATATATATATATATATATAATTTAGGACTTGTATGTATCTCACTCGTAGCTATTCCAATGCATATCCTTTTGGCTAGCATTTGCATCTCATTTTCGTCTCGTAGTGATTCGGTTTCTTAGGATGAAAGCATTGTTTTCCAATGTGTTGAATTATATAAACATTTAACATCTCGTAACCATTAATTGATGAGAATCTGGATCCTAAATCACTTGTGCTCTTGCACTTCTAATTACGTTATGGTTGCGTGTTCATATATGTACTTGTCGATTTCAATTAATTTTGGCCAACTCTCGGCAACTATATGTAAAGATCGTGCTTCGAAATATCCATCGCTTGCATTATGATTTGTACTTTTATTTTACAAAATAATGAGGAGAAAAATTAATAATTGCATAAGGTCGATCAAATTTTGAGAACACAGAGGTACATGTGATGAAGTTAGAAAAAGTGTAAATTACAAAGAAGTGTCAAAGTTGCAACCGAGTTTATTATCCAGATTATTTGCCTAATGTCACACGGTGTATAGATTAAGTATATATCTCCCACTTGATATATAGAAGTGTAATATTATCAATTCTCTCGCAATTTTGTTTTTTTTTTATGGAAATATTAAGAATTTTATTTAACGGAAAAACAATATTATAATCATATGAGATATCAATGATGAAAATAAATTATTCATTCGTCTCCCTACCTGAAATCACCCGCGATTACATTTCAATGGACAAGAACCTCAAGACTACCGGCTTACGAAAATTACATGTCAAAACTACCGACATATATATATACACAGATAACCTTCTTATTACACATTAACAACAAAAATCAACCGACATCATTAATAGTCTTTGACTAACCAACATTAATTGTACCGACATTAATTGTACCAACATTAATTGTGGCTGAGAAGATAAAAAGCTGATTCATAAAATAATTCCACTTAGTACAGCCCCTGAGAGTGATGCCATCTATCAGCTGGGCATACATTATTGATGATAGAGTTTTACGAAGTATGGAGTAAGCAAATACATGGAGTACGCACACTACCCAGTACTCCTTAAGATTGGGCAGCCTGAAGCAATCTCTTCAGAAGAAGAAGAGCCAACTTTTGCACCCTTCAAAAGTCCTCCTAGTAGTTGTCCTGGGTCGTAATAGAACTCCACCTTCACGATCTTTTCATTCTCGTCCAACTGTGTTTTAGTACAACAGAAACAGAATCGAGACGCTCTATAAGTTTTCAACGATCATTGAAAACCAATTTAGATACTATATCAGAAACTAAACTAAATAATGACACAGTTATGAACCTAAGCGCAATATCGAAACTCATAGGGATCGATCGATCAGATCGAGTATTGTACCTCAAAAATGGCCATTCCGTAGATCTCTACCAGTTCTCCAGTTGGGGCATGGTTTTTGAAAGGGCCCTCCATGTAACCCCAGTGCCTGAATTTGTAAACTATCTGCGGTGGCCCAGAAATGACTTGAAGAATCTCCAACGCAAACCCTCTTGGGAATGTTGTAGTGAAAGCCTTGTGCGATGATTCAGATGTTTCCACATCAGGATTATAGCCTCTCAGACTCTCAGGCAGTGATGTTTGAAGCAAAGGGTTGTATCCTCCTCCTAGTTTTCCTATTTCTTCCAAGTTTATCCCTTTCCTCCCTGCCAAACATATAATTGTATTAAATGGCAATCTAGCTCACATACAACCTTCGATCTGAAAATAAAAGTTAAATCTGAATCACTAAACAATGAAAATATATTACCATTTAGGCTGAAAGTATACTTGTTGGGATCAAGTGTTTTGAAGTCCTCAATGTTAACTTTGTGGAAAAGCTCCATCTCCCATGTTTTCACTAAGTTCTGTACCTTTTCTTCTAGTGACCCAGCTGGCCATATCTTCAGAGATCAAGTGTATATATCAAATTATCAACATCTATGTCTAGAAACTAAAATAGATAAAGAGATATAAACAGCGAAAATTTAAGGGATGAATCGTCGACGAATCGAACCTTGGTTCTGCCTTGTTCGAAAAGCTTGTTGACAACTTCATAGTTGGGAGGTGCACCAAACTTCCATTTGGTGTTCTTCTCTTCTCCATGCAAGAAGTATCGATATTTCTCTCCCTCAACAACACCTTCAGATGCCATGGGATATGTCAAAGATTACTAGATATGTTTTATGGTTTGAAAGCTTTTCTTATATAGGCAGAAGGATAGAGGATGATAGATTATAACCCTAGCACCACAAGATTTGTTAACAGTTCAATAGTTTGACTATTAGCTCTAGACATAGGTCATCTGCGTGCATGTGTGGGTGTCCTACGTTATAATTTAATGAAGGACGCGATATGGTCAGGATTTCTGGTAGACACGTCAGTTACTAGATTTCCTTTCAATCATCTTACTAAATAAAGAAATTTGTTTGAATAGTATACGAAATTTTATTCTTTATAAACTTTGGTATATCAAGTTTGAAAATATCAAAACAGTATCTTATATTTTCATCCCAACATAAGATTGATATAGCCATTAAGATAGAGACCATCCATCGGAAACCACTGAACATGAGATAAATCATCCATGCAAAAAAATATCATAATATATATAAGATTGATATATAAGATACTGTTATACCCTAAGATTGTCTGAGGGTAAATCATCCATGCATATTTCAAGGAAGCGCTCTACCATATCAAAAAAGATAGAGACCATACACCGCTGAAAAGTAGCAGGTGCATTGCATAATCCAAAGGGCATGCAACGGTAGGCAAAGGTTCTAAAAGGACAGGTGAAAGTGGTTTTCTCTTGATCCTCCGTTGAAATGGGGATTTGGTTACACTACCAGGACAAGCACTTTAGCCGACAAATTCGTCGGCTAAGATCTTACCCGACGAGTCTTCGTCGGCTATGATTTTGTCGGGAAAGAGGCGTCGGTGATGACTTTAGCCGACGAAACTAGAAAACGTCGTTGGCTATTGTCCCAGTATTTAGCCGACGACAGAAGACGTCGTCGACCATAGTCTGAGACTTTAGCCGACGAAACATTTAAGATATTCGTCGGCTAAAGTATGTAATAAAAAATTAAGAATTAACCTTTGTTTAGTCCCTAAGGTTTACACAACTCATCTACTTAGTCCTCAAGGTCTAAAAATCATCTATATAGTCCTCAAGGTTTTGGTTTCTCATCTAGAAGGTCCTCTAGTTAAAGAAAACTGTTAAACCACTGTTTTTCCGTTACAAAAAGATTATTATTATTATTTTTTTTTAACTTTACTCCTAAAGGACTAGACTAGGCTTTTCCTAAGAACTAACCTTCAACATGCCAAAATTTCACTTAACGACCTCCTGTCTAATGGTTACTAACCATAGTGGAATCACTGCTGTCTTAGTGTGGGCAAGCCTAATCACTTACAAAGTAAAGTAATTTCACAAAAATGAAACAAAAGGCAAAAACTATTTTTGAAACGGATAATAGGGCACAAGGTAGAATTTAATTCAACATAAATACAAATACCAAACCCAGAGCCTTGCTCTTAGGTAAACAGCTAAAGGCTGTTTAGCTACTCATAAAGTTGAATATAAACACAAGTACTTACTTGTAAATTTACAGCACACCACACCAAATGATTACAGACTTCAATCTAAAAACACTCTTATTATTCTCACACTATTCTAAAGACTGTATAATGACTCTAACTTCTTGAGAAAGGTTGAGAAAATTTCAGATCTCTGTTTTTTTGTTCCTCCTTCGATGCCTTCCTTCTGAAGTTTGAGGCACCTTATATAGGGTGCGGAACTCAAGCTAGAATTAAATAACACTTATACATAGTGGAAGACAGGAGGAATCCTATCCTGATAACTTTACTTTTGAAAAGTAAAGTCGATTGTTTTAGGGCGCTGGCAGCGACTTTCTTTTTATCAAAAGAAAAGTTGTTTGTCCTGATGCGTCGGCAACCATTCAACTTTCCAACATATTCACAATATTGTGATATGTTTCTGGATCTTCAGAATAACCCACTAAGGAGTTGGGCCCACTATATTCCCAATCTCGTGTCGTGTCTTCATCTCCATTGTCGAGGTCTGAATCATAAGGATAAGAAATCTTATACTTTTCTTCAGTCTCAACTTTTTCTAACCACGTAGTAGTAGCCAGAGTGCAGTCCACTTCTTTCCTCATAAGGGCCGTGAAAAAATCACAGTTCTCTGGTGGAGGGTGATTGTAACAGGTGACCATAATTTTTTCTCCACTGGCTAAAAGACTTGAATCATAGTCTCTTAAAACCACGTCTTTAATAATTGCTATGGCCATGGCTTTCATCCAAGGAATGCTTTGATTTGGTCTTCCATTTCCACTGGCCATAGCTGTCTTTTGAACCGGACTTTGGATTAATCTGACATGATGATATGGAGAGATATAATTCATCTGATTATTTACCACTGTCCATTCTAGTGGGGTTGAAATGAATTTTAACCTTAGGATACAACCATCAGGTCTGATATTCTTGACTGCCTCAGCTATTATTTCTGGAAGGCCCTTCAGATCTTCATTGGTTTTTGTCCACAGATTATGAACAAAACCATTTTCCACAAGCCATAGCTTGTGCTTCTGAGGATGTTCTGCTTGAACGTCAACCAGATATCTCCCATAACATGGGCCAGGAACTACCGATAATGTTCTTGGTAGAACATCTTTTCCTTCTCCTAAGAGATTATGAAAATTATACCATTCAGATTCTTTTAGTGCTAGCATTAGTATTTTAGCATTTTCAGGATTTTCAAGGTAAACAGCCTTAGAACTTCCTGCTTGATTTTCTGTTGGAACATCTTTGTCTTTTGTATGGAATCCATACAATTCTTCAGTTAAAGCCTTGAGAGTTTGAAGCAAATGAGCTTCAATTTTCTTCATAAAAGGAATACAGAATATTATCAATAATAATCTTCTGCTTGAAAGGTAACAGTCTTTCCGTTCTGAAAACTGGCTTCTGAAATATCTTAAGAGATTGATCATGGATAACCTTCTTTCCTGTGACTATCGGTATCTTACTTGTCCTAAGAGGGTCTCTTCTGCTTTTTGGCAAAGCAGAAGCCATCAACGGACTTGATATGTCTTTACCGTCTGCCGTTTGAGACGGGCTAACCGGTCTTTTACCCTGAGACCGATCAGTTGAGGCTGTTCTTTCCGGACACAGCAAAAATTCTTGTGCAAGCTTTTCTTCATCAGAAGTAACAGACTGATCTGTTTCTTTTTTAGAATGGTCTGAAATCTCATTCCATCCTTGATCTAGTTTTGGCTTGATTCTTTCTGAAGACTGGCCTGATTCAGCAGCTCCATAAGAAACAATGTATTGATAACCTGGTCCGTCATGGAGAGGTCCTACGGTTTTATCATCGCTCTTGTATCTTTCCCAAAGCTTCTTTTCTTCAGATACCGGTTTCCGGCTTCTTGGATTGCGACCTTCTCTATCAAACATAGCCATTTCTCTTATGAGAGCGTCGGGCAAATAGTTCTTGTCACCTGCAACCATTTCAACATCATATTCATATTGGGTTAAAAACATTTGCCATCTCAAAACTCTTCCCCTATTAGCAGCATCAGTTAATTTGTAGTTTTTGAAGTTTTTGACTCTTTTGTTATCAGTTCTAACTACAAATTTATTTCCTAAGAATGCCTCAGCACCCTTAATGCTCTTGATTAGGGCAAGGACTTTTTTGTCTCCAGTAGAATAGTTTAACTCTGCTATGTTAAACTTTCCTGATAGAAATTTACAAATCTTTTCATGATTTGTGTTTGGAGCAACAGCTAAAACAACTCCTGCCTAAAAATAATCATTTGCGTCAGTCTGCAAAATGATCAGATCTCCCTCTTCAGGTAACTGTAGAGGAGGAAGGCTTTTTGTTAACTCCTTAATCTTTCTGACAGTATTACTGTCATTCGCTGTGAAAGACCATTTCTTCTTAGAACTTGTTTTTGGAGAGGGGAGAGCAGTTAGACCACTAACTTGTGGAATAAATCTCTGGCTAAATTAACAACTCCCAAAAATCTCTGTAGAGACTTTGCATCTGGGATTATGTCTGGAAATTGGCTGATTTTTTTAACAATAAGATCTTGGAGATGAATCTCTCCATCCTTAACATGAATGCCAAGGAAATCAATTTCACCTTTGATAAGATGAATCTTCTTCTGTCCAAGACACCTGTTCAAGATGCTTTAGATGTTCATTCATAGTTTTGGAGAAGACAAGGATGTCATCTATGTAAACTATGCAGAAATCTGAGTAAGGCTTGAAGATATTATCCATTTTTCTTTGAAAAATAGACGGGGCTTGCTTAAGACCAAATGACATAACTAACCATTCATAGTGCCCTTGAGGAGTTCCAAAAGCTGTTAATGCTATGAAATCAGGATGCATTTTAACCTGTCAAAAGCCTGACTTTGCATCAATCTTAGAGAAGATTTTTGCTCCTTTAAGCCTGTTGATAAGAACTCTCACCTGAGCTATTTGATAACTGTCTTTAACGGTCTTTTTATTTACATCCCTGTAATCAATCACCATTCTGGCTTTTCCTCTTAATTGTTCTGCATGATTTCTCACCAAGAAAGCTGGGGCATGATGAGGACTGTTTGAAGGCCGGATTAACTTCTTTTCCAGAAGTTCTTGGATTTGATTCTCCATTTCTTTTCTATCTTCTTCTCTGTAATGGGGGATGGCCTTAACATGGCAAATAGTATTTGCATCATGCATTTTTAGCTGACAATATATTGGGTCTCTTTCCTAATACAATTGAGGATCTTCACTAATTACTGGTTTCAACAATTTCTCTATTTCCGTGAGAGTTGGTATTTTCTTTTGTTCTACTTTGTTAGCATATACTTTTAGATTATGCTCTCTGATGTATTCTTCTTCTCCATCAGAACTCTCGTTGTCAGAAATTTGATATTCAGAACTTTCCTCTGATTTAGAGTCTTCTGAACTTGTTTCTTCATTCACCAATATCTCCTTGTGACCTTTAAGCTGTTCTTGTAACAACAAGACAGGTTTTAAAATTGGCTTATAATCACCACTCTTCGCTGGCGACCTCTGATATTGGTTTGTAAATCCGTTACTGGTAACGCGTATTGCGTCTGTTAATCGGGATTCCCAATAGTATTTTTTATGTTTTTCAAACCCAATCATTTTTGACGTTTGAATTACTGTTTGTTGAAGAAGAAAGTCATTCCCTATCAACAAATCAGCTGTCTGACTTTCACACTGCCACAGAATTTTGATGGTAAAAGTGCCTCCACCCAAGGAGACTTGCACATTACGTGCCCTTGTATCCATAACTATGTTGTTTTCTTCCATTGCAACTCCAGTAACTGTTCTTGGAGATTTTTCCCAATATTCTTCAGGGATAGCATATCTTTTAGCAAGACTAAACCCTGAACTAGTATCTACAAATGCATGTAGATGATATTTTTGGTAATTGGGAAACTTCAGTCCTATAGTAATATAATTACTATATATGCTTGTCTGGACTGACATTATTCTTACTTGCTTTCTTGGATCATCAAGTAATTCTGTGAAATGATTGACCATTCTTTCTGCAGTTTTTGATTCCAGAGGATTGTCATGTGCTAGACCTAGTATCGGATTGGAACTGGAATTGAGAGAATCAAGAGATTCCTTGATTTCCCTGTTCTGACTTAATGAAGTTACAAACTTCATCGTTTTTATATCCTCTTCAAGGTCTTTTTCTTTTTCTTTTTTATGGAATACATTGTATTCCTCTTCCATCAGGACATGTGCTTCATTATCCTTGGTTTTTCTTTTGAGTTCTGCAATAAAACATTCCCGATGATAAGTTTTACCTGTACCTTCACAGTACATGGGAATTGTATTATTATCATCACATTTGCAATAGTCACAAATAAATCTTCCTGGATTGGGATGGAAGGTACTGATAATATCAGTGTTTTCTTCCTTCCAATTTTGGATCTGCAATAAAAATATAGGACGATCTCCTATATCTTCTTCTTCAGAGTTTTCTGAAGTACTTTCTGTCTCACTATCTGATGGGTACTCAAGAGAATATATTGATTCATTCTCTTCATCAGAATATGCAACTTCAAAGCCTTTTAAATTAGCATACTCTATTGCTTCATCATACTCAGCGATTAAGGCTCTCTTGTCCTTTTTAGGACATTCATTTGCATAATGTCCTTCTGCCTTGCAAAGCCAACATCTACATTTCTTTGTTTCCTTAGAAGAAAAATTCATCTTCTTTTTTCTTTTGAAAAATCTCTTTCTAGGAGAAGTTTGAGACGATTGTTCTTTCTTATATCCAGGCCTTTTCCTGAACTTATACTTCTTTTTAGAAGCAAATTTTTTATCATGC
The window above is part of the Fragaria vesca subsp. vesca linkage group LG2, FraVesHawaii_1.0, whole genome shotgun sequence genome. Proteins encoded here:
- the LOC101307848 gene encoding uncharacterized protein LOC101307848, producing MAVLRQDIHQNIRRLETRHEADPSTYSNMVEVLKTEATDGTARNITSCSRAFVWLTRSLDFTAELLKHLAVNPGQNMKEAVEESYNLTLKPWHRWISSAASKVALMLVPDNETFISSLMAKDESYDNLKVEMETLVSLLVPYLEQIHSILRFYHLDKLKAN
- the LOC101308143 gene encoding pathogen-related protein-like, with amino-acid sequence MASEGVVEGEKYRYFLHGEEKNTKWKFGAPPNYEVVNKLFEQGRTKIWPAGSLEEKVQNLVKTWEMELFHKVNIEDFKTLDPNKYTFSLNGRKGINLEEIGKLGGGYNPLLQTSLPESLRGYNPDVETSESSHKAFTTTFPRGFALEILQVISGPPQIVYKFRHWGYMEGPFKNHAPTGELVEIYGMAIFELDENEKIVKVEFYYDPGQLLGGLLKGAKVGSSSSEEIASGCPILRSTG